Proteins found in one Sporosarcina sp. FSL K6-3457 genomic segment:
- a CDS encoding NUDIX hydrolase encodes MKLAFYYLNSVNENKLEFAVISAIYKGKWVYVRHKERNTWEIAGGHREQGETIEETAKRELFEETGCTDVDLIPICDYSMDDSVTKTFGRLYLGRIKEIGQLPVSEIDELKLIDSLSDNLTYSDIQPKLYEKTLAFIQDCEVMPLK; translated from the coding sequence ATGAAACTCGCATTTTATTATTTAAATTCTGTAAATGAAAATAAGTTAGAATTTGCAGTAATAAGTGCCATTTATAAAGGGAAATGGGTTTATGTGAGACATAAAGAAAGAAATACGTGGGAAATTGCGGGTGGTCATAGGGAACAGGGAGAAACAATCGAGGAAACAGCAAAAAGAGAGTTATTTGAAGAAACTGGTTGTACAGATGTTGATTTAATTCCAATTTGCGATTATTCAATGGATGATTCTGTTACTAAAACTTTTGGAAGATTATATTTGGGGAGGATAAAGGAGATTGGTCAGTTACCAGTTTCGGAAATTGATGAACTAAAACTGATTGATAGTCTATCAGATAATCTTACTTATTCAGACATTCAACCAAAGCTATATGAAAAAACACTCGCTTTTATTCAGGATTGTGAAGTTATGCCCTTAAAGTAA
- a CDS encoding GNAT family N-acetyltransferase, with amino-acid sequence MIEHKKFSNLETDRLLLRNVNHKDVDFIYRLFSDERVCEFLYDEELFISRNDAIEFVEWSKNPEVKGCNRWILVKKGANQEQIGTCGFDYWDRTNNIAEIGYDLWHEYWGKGYMKEALISAIESGFNNMGLNRINAFVALENINSIKLLEKLGFKNEGIYRDKHLFRGKYYDYYSFSLLKKTGINSKVNSTRPL; translated from the coding sequence ATGATTGAACATAAAAAATTTTCGAATTTAGAAACAGATAGGTTGTTATTGCGAAATGTAAATCATAAGGATGTTGATTTTATTTATAGACTTTTTAGTGATGAAAGAGTATGTGAATTTTTATATGATGAAGAATTATTTATAAGTAGAAATGATGCAATAGAGTTTGTTGAATGGAGTAAAAATCCAGAAGTAAAGGGATGCAATCGTTGGATATTAGTCAAAAAAGGTGCTAACCAAGAACAAATTGGAACTTGTGGATTTGATTATTGGGACAGAACAAACAATATAGCGGAGATAGGCTATGATTTATGGCACGAATATTGGGGAAAGGGATATATGAAAGAGGCATTGATAAGCGCAATTGAAAGTGGTTTTAATAATATGGGACTGAATAGAATTAACGCATTTGTAGCTTTGGAAAATATCAATTCTATAAAATTATTAGAAAAGCTAGGATTTAAGAATGAAGGGATTTACAGAGATAAGCATTTATTTAGGGGTAAGTATTATGACTACTACTCTTTTTCTTTGTTAAAAAAGACTGGAATCAATTCTAAGGTTAATTCAACGAGACCCCTTTAG
- the plsY gene encoding glycerol-3-phosphate 1-O-acyltransferase PlsY — MNILILILSYLIGSISFALVIGKIFYKKDIRDYGSGNLGATNAYRVLGIKAGVIVAIADILKGTFACLLPLILGSTVNPIVCGLLAILGHIFSVFASFKGGKAVATATGVFLFFTPLGVFVGFVVFVLTLLFSKYVSLSSMLASIALFIYSLLFEDKVIIALSLLISVSIIILHRQNIKRIVNGTENKIVGN; from the coding sequence TTGAACATTTTAATTTTGATTCTAAGTTATTTAATAGGCTCAATCTCATTTGCTTTAGTAATCGGTAAAATATTTTATAAGAAAGATATTCGTGATTACGGTAGTGGTAATCTTGGTGCAACTAATGCTTATAGAGTTTTAGGCATAAAAGCAGGAGTAATTGTTGCAATTGCTGATATATTAAAAGGTACATTTGCTTGTTTACTTCCCCTAATACTTGGTTCTACAGTTAACCCTATTGTATGTGGTTTATTAGCCATATTAGGGCACATATTTTCTGTTTTTGCTAGTTTTAAAGGTGGAAAGGCTGTTGCGACCGCAACTGGAGTTTTCTTATTTTTTACTCCTTTAGGTGTTTTTGTTGGTTTTGTTGTGTTTGTGTTAACTTTGCTATTCTCTAAGTATGTATCACTAAGTTCAATGTTGGCTAGTATAGCACTATTCATTTACAGTCTTCTATTTGAAGATAAGGTTATCATCGCACTTTCTCTACTAATAAGCGTATCAATAATCATCCTACATCGACAAAATATAAAGAGAATTGTCAATGGAACAGAGAACAAAATAGTTGGAAATTAG
- a CDS encoding SDR family NAD(P)-dependent oxidoreductase — MNKRKSVVVTGATSGVGYALTKRLLQEGHDVWATGRAPDKLWELQNAGAQTVPADLSNKEDVERLLAQIGTPDIVIFSAGVGTFNYAHETSDESIESMMAVNVVAPMQLTKRLLPGMLERRQGHLIFLGSQAGKVATPKASIYAASKHAMIGYTNALRMEVAPFGIHVTTINPGPIDTPFLDLADDTGSYRTSLGRHLLAVEDVVDAVMKTVGHPVRDVDLPWYMGVTSKLHAVAPTLVERLGRKYFMKK, encoded by the coding sequence ATGAACAAGCGTAAGTCAGTTGTCGTGACAGGCGCGACGAGTGGTGTCGGCTATGCGCTGACGAAAAGATTGTTGCAAGAAGGTCACGATGTGTGGGCAACAGGTAGAGCACCAGACAAGCTGTGGGAATTACAAAATGCAGGTGCACAAACGGTACCTGCGGATTTATCGAACAAAGAGGACGTGGAACGGTTGTTGGCGCAAATTGGTACACCGGATATTGTTATCTTTTCGGCCGGTGTCGGCACATTTAATTATGCGCATGAAACGTCGGATGAATCGATTGAGAGCATGATGGCTGTCAACGTTGTTGCACCTATGCAGCTAACCAAGCGTTTGCTGCCGGGGATGCTGGAACGTCGACAAGGGCACCTTATTTTTCTCGGTTCCCAAGCAGGGAAGGTAGCAACACCGAAAGCTTCAATTTACGCAGCGTCGAAGCACGCGATGATTGGCTATACCAATGCTTTACGCATGGAAGTGGCTCCATTTGGTATCCACGTCACAACAATTAATCCTGGTCCAATTGACACGCCTTTTCTGGATTTGGCAGACGATACCGGTAGCTATCGCACATCGCTTGGTCGGCATTTATTGGCAGTGGAAGATGTTGTCGATGCGGTGATGAAAACAGTAGGACATCCGGTGAGGGATGTTGATTTGCCTTGGTATATGGGCGTTACGAGTAAATTACATGCTGTCGCACCGACGCTTGTGGAACGGCTGGGGCGTAAGTATTTTATGAAGAAATGA
- a CDS encoding MBL fold metallo-hydrolase: MIHKIIIPTPFAVGDVNAFLMKGDTLSLVDAGPKTPEAYAALEHGIREAGYSFNDIEQVILTHHHPDHAGWMDAFERATVLGHTYNDLWLKRDDDFFKYHDAFYLERLMEEGVPEEYLIWVKRMKRSAALMGERPLNRTLAEGDALPGHAGWTVMETPGHAQSHLVFWNEQTGEMIGGDLVLEKVSSNPLIEPPLDPKMGRPRSLLQYNASLKRLLTLPVDIIYSGHGNEVRNIHALIENRLVKQRERAMKVLAMMDGGPRTIFELTKELFPAVYEKELGLTLSETIGQTDYLVDEGLVVETRDEGGVYHYEQA; encoded by the coding sequence ATGATACATAAAATTATCATACCAACACCATTCGCAGTGGGCGATGTCAATGCATTTCTGATGAAAGGAGATACGCTGTCACTGGTCGACGCAGGACCGAAAACACCCGAAGCATACGCAGCGCTGGAGCATGGCATTAGAGAAGCGGGTTATTCGTTCAACGATATTGAACAAGTTATTTTGACACATCACCATCCTGATCATGCCGGTTGGATGGATGCATTTGAACGGGCTACTGTGCTGGGGCATACGTATAATGACCTTTGGTTGAAGCGGGACGATGATTTCTTCAAGTATCATGATGCGTTTTATTTGGAGCGTCTGATGGAGGAAGGAGTTCCAGAAGAATATCTCATTTGGGTCAAGCGCATGAAGCGTTCTGCTGCGTTAATGGGCGAGCGACCGCTCAATCGGACACTTGCTGAGGGAGATGCACTGCCAGGACACGCAGGCTGGACGGTTATGGAAACACCCGGCCATGCGCAAAGTCATCTCGTTTTTTGGAATGAACAAACCGGTGAAATGATTGGCGGGGATCTTGTGCTTGAAAAAGTATCTTCTAACCCGCTCATTGAGCCGCCACTTGATCCGAAGATGGGGCGTCCACGTTCGTTATTACAATATAACGCATCATTGAAACGGCTTCTGACATTGCCTGTCGATATTATATACAGTGGGCATGGCAATGAAGTGCGCAATATTCATGCGTTGATTGAAAACCGCCTAGTGAAGCAGCGCGAACGGGCGATGAAGGTGCTTGCCATGATGGATGGTGGACCGCGTACGATTTTTGAACTCACAAAAGAACTATTCCCAGCCGTTTATGAAAAAGAACTAGGCCTTACATTATCCGAAACAATTGGCCAAACAGATTATCTTGTCGATGAAGGACTTGTCGTTGAAACACGTGATGAAGGCGGCGTTTATCACTATGAACAAGCGTAA
- a CDS encoding SPFH domain-containing protein: protein MGLFGFFKSQFIEVIEWTDSSTNTMVYRFPVQNNEIKMGAELTVRESQVAIFVNEGEIADVFGPGRHQLYTQNMPILTKLKSWKHGFESPFKAEVYFVNTKQFINQKWGTSNPIMMRDAEFGMIRLRGYGIYSYRVSEPTVFLKELFGTSASYETSAIEDQLKKMILSGLTDLFAESKIPALDLAMHYDELSAQGQAKMKQRFSAFGFDITSLYIENLSLPEEVEKAMDKRTTMGVLGDMNQYQQYQAAEAIREAARNEGGGLAGAGAGLGAGAALGGVMANAFSAAPQQPAAAQPAKISCPHCQAQIVATAKFCGECGKTVQVEKVPCISCQAPLNADAKFCGECGVQQVTEKTCAKCGKKNAPTAKFCGDCGDNL, encoded by the coding sequence ATGGGCTTATTCGGATTTTTCAAAAGTCAATTTATCGAAGTGATAGAATGGACGGATAGCAGTACCAATACGATGGTGTACCGTTTCCCTGTCCAAAACAATGAAATTAAAATGGGAGCAGAGTTAACTGTACGAGAGTCGCAAGTCGCTATTTTTGTCAATGAAGGCGAGATTGCCGATGTTTTCGGGCCTGGACGCCATCAATTATACACGCAAAATATGCCGATTCTAACGAAGTTGAAATCGTGGAAACACGGCTTTGAATCTCCTTTTAAAGCAGAGGTCTATTTTGTCAATACGAAGCAATTTATCAATCAAAAATGGGGCACTTCTAATCCAATTATGATGCGGGATGCTGAATTTGGTATGATTCGTTTACGTGGCTACGGGATTTATTCCTACCGGGTGTCTGAGCCAACTGTATTCCTGAAGGAACTATTTGGAACGAGTGCTTCTTATGAAACAAGTGCTATCGAAGACCAACTGAAAAAGATGATTTTGTCTGGATTGACGGATCTTTTTGCAGAGTCAAAAATCCCAGCTTTGGATTTAGCGATGCATTATGATGAATTGAGTGCACAAGGGCAAGCGAAGATGAAACAACGCTTCAGCGCATTCGGCTTTGACATCACTTCCCTCTATATTGAAAACTTATCGCTGCCTGAAGAAGTCGAGAAAGCGATGGATAAGCGCACAACGATGGGCGTGCTCGGCGATATGAATCAGTATCAGCAATACCAAGCCGCCGAAGCGATTCGTGAAGCGGCGCGCAATGAAGGCGGCGGATTAGCGGGCGCAGGTGCAGGACTTGGTGCTGGCGCTGCTCTAGGCGGCGTCATGGCCAATGCTTTTTCAGCAGCCCCTCAACAACCAGCGGCAGCACAGCCAGCGAAAATAAGCTGCCCCCATTGCCAAGCACAAATTGTAGCAACTGCTAAATTTTGTGGAGAATGTGGCAAAACGGTTCAAGTAGAAAAAGTGCCTTGTATTAGCTGTCAGGCTCCCCTCAATGCGGACGCCAAGTTTTGCGGAGAGTGTGGCGTGCAGCAAGTGACAGAAAAAACCTGTGCGAAATGCGGCAAGAAAAATGCACCAACAGCAAAATTCTGTGGAGACTGCGGAGACAATTTGTAA
- a CDS encoding TFIIB-type zinc ribbon-containing protein, with protein MTDVENEKYTVEQTEVTKCPSCGGNAVFDPKSGTLKCPFCGSEREIEMTQHNTIEHDFLQALEQENHSWDDEKRVFRCDNCGAETLLDKDKVADFCSFCGSSHIAISEHHAGIKPALVLPFQIPKEEAIDKFKVWIRKRYFAPNKLKKSYTLDKLSGAYIPYWTFDSQTDSNYVVRIGTYYYVTVTRTVMEDGKPKQVTEQVRKIRWRTEHGRYSEFFDDVLVKASRNVASGLIDNIEPFRLHELVDYKTPYLSGFLAERYSIPLKEGWTDAKGMIDQGIRSGIHGQVHGDEVQIVSVSTDYTGITYKHILLPIWISSFSFNDKIYRFLVNGQTGKVSGKSPVSAVKVTFTVLVVIAIISVIWFFIQTNQ; from the coding sequence ATGACAGACGTAGAGAATGAAAAATATACAGTCGAACAGACAGAAGTGACTAAATGCCCTTCTTGTGGTGGCAATGCTGTATTTGATCCCAAGAGCGGGACGCTAAAATGCCCGTTTTGTGGAAGCGAACGGGAAATTGAAATGACGCAGCACAATACGATTGAGCATGATTTTTTACAAGCATTAGAGCAAGAAAATCATAGCTGGGACGATGAAAAACGAGTGTTTAGATGCGACAACTGTGGTGCAGAAACACTATTGGACAAAGATAAGGTAGCGGATTTCTGTTCATTTTGCGGGTCGTCACATATCGCGATTAGCGAGCATCATGCCGGCATCAAGCCCGCATTGGTACTGCCTTTTCAAATTCCAAAGGAAGAAGCGATTGATAAATTTAAAGTGTGGATACGAAAAAGATATTTTGCCCCAAACAAGCTAAAAAAGTCGTATACACTAGATAAATTATCAGGTGCCTATATTCCCTACTGGACATTTGATTCGCAAACAGATTCTAACTATGTAGTCAGAATTGGAACGTATTATTATGTGACTGTAACGCGCACTGTCATGGAAGATGGCAAACCGAAACAAGTAACAGAACAGGTACGTAAAATTAGATGGCGCACCGAACACGGCCGGTATAGTGAGTTTTTTGATGATGTATTAGTCAAAGCTTCTCGTAATGTGGCTAGTGGGCTGATTGACAATATTGAGCCTTTTCGTCTACATGAACTGGTTGATTATAAAACTCCCTATCTATCGGGCTTTTTAGCAGAAAGATATTCTATTCCGTTAAAAGAAGGCTGGACAGATGCAAAAGGGATGATTGACCAAGGCATTAGGAGCGGAATTCACGGGCAAGTCCATGGCGATGAAGTCCAAATAGTAAGTGTTTCCACCGATTATACAGGGATTACGTATAAGCATATTTTGTTGCCTATTTGGATTTCATCCTTTAGCTTTAACGATAAAATTTATCGTTTTCTCGTCAATGGACAGACTGGCAAGGTAAGTGGTAAATCACCGGTGAGCGCAGTCAAAGTTACATTTACTGTATTGGTCGTCATCGCCATTATCAGTGTCATTTGGTTTTTCATTCAGACTAACCAATAA
- the proC gene encoding pyrroline-5-carboxylate reductase, protein MRKIVFIGAGSMAEAVIAGIVKQGVIEPQQVYVMNKSDDERLISLQNQYGVSIVCKNKEALKTADLVVLATKPKDIHQVMADIRPLLTTQAAVLSVIAGISIETIENGLGARPVARSMPNTSATIGKSATGIAMNNAVDDTLRQHVLGLLEAIGLVKEVEEDDLHAVTALSGSGPAYVYYLAEALEEAAIAKGLSKEVSRSLIIQTLEGAAAMMKETGTEPAELRKNVTSPNGTTEAGLKALEGRLFKEAIGECIDKATARSRELGAQS, encoded by the coding sequence ATGAGGAAAATTGTATTCATAGGTGCAGGTTCAATGGCGGAAGCCGTTATTGCAGGGATTGTTAAACAAGGTGTCATCGAGCCTCAGCAAGTCTATGTGATGAATAAATCAGATGACGAAAGACTGATTTCATTGCAAAATCAATATGGCGTTTCGATTGTTTGTAAAAATAAAGAGGCATTAAAAACAGCGGATTTAGTTGTACTAGCAACAAAACCGAAAGATATTCATCAAGTGATGGCAGACATTCGTCCCCTTCTTACGACACAAGCAGCTGTTTTATCCGTCATTGCGGGTATTTCCATCGAGACGATTGAAAATGGACTAGGTGCCAGGCCAGTTGCTCGTTCCATGCCAAATACATCGGCAACGATCGGCAAATCAGCGACTGGCATTGCCATGAATAACGCCGTCGATGACACACTGCGCCAGCATGTTCTCGGCCTATTGGAAGCCATTGGCCTAGTGAAAGAAGTCGAGGAAGACGATCTTCATGCAGTGACCGCCCTATCCGGTAGCGGCCCTGCCTATGTCTATTATTTGGCAGAAGCACTTGAAGAAGCCGCAATCGCTAAAGGACTCTCTAAAGAAGTTTCACGCTCACTTATCATCCAAACGCTCGAAGGCGCCGCGGCAATGATGAAAGAAACCGGCACAGAACCAGCAGAATTACGGAAAAACGTGACGAGTCCGAATGGCACGACTGAAGCGGGATTGAAAGCATTGGAAGGTAGATTATTTAAAGAAGCGATTGGTGAATGCATTGATAAAGCAACAGCGCGCTCGCGGGAGCTTGGGGCGCAATCTTAA
- a CDS encoding FtsW/RodA/SpoVE family cell cycle protein produces the protein MHKNSQSFLGEVRDQIKSKEAKEFVAAELDHHIKEAKNKWMEKGIDEAAAEEKAVVQMGSPVTLGQQLNKLHRPKVDWLMVMLLVTTMGLGFLPILFIETEFLLRFNVDASYFATQKVIYSLVGGMLAFSIMLINYRRVERFGWLFYGLSMLFLVILQVSPHLRNGKSLLVIGPYSLDSLITMPFFLLAWASFLNHKKLKLWHLGLLFIVSFVFLLNTANLPAVYIYTVMVFGLFWCSRFSWKIKLTITGTIAGSLLLFGFLFLQFAHMYQKERFLAFINPEQYENGAGYMMLLLEDHISKAGWFGNALNSVTIPDVHADFVFAGFTYYFGWLAAFALFTILALFIVRIMMIARIIHDPFGKLLLVGAVALYTVQLVSNVGMTLGLIPITSISLPFISYGLMPILLNAFIMGVVLSVYRQKDLTSVRSVEFQQ, from the coding sequence GTGCATAAGAATAGTCAATCTTTTTTAGGGGAAGTTAGAGATCAGATTAAATCGAAAGAAGCGAAGGAGTTTGTGGCGGCGGAGTTGGATCATCATATAAAAGAAGCGAAGAACAAGTGGATGGAAAAAGGAATAGATGAAGCAGCAGCTGAAGAAAAAGCTGTCGTGCAGATGGGAAGTCCGGTAACGCTGGGCCAACAGCTGAATAAGCTTCATCGGCCAAAGGTGGATTGGCTGATGGTGATGTTGTTGGTGACGACGATGGGGTTGGGGTTTTTGCCGATTTTGTTCATTGAAACTGAATTTCTATTGCGATTTAACGTAGATGCCAGCTATTTTGCTACACAGAAAGTTATCTATTCCTTGGTAGGTGGGATGTTAGCTTTCAGCATAATGTTAATAAATTATCGAAGAGTAGAAAGGTTTGGTTGGTTATTTTATGGGCTTAGTATGCTATTTTTAGTGATACTGCAAGTTTCTCCACATTTACGCAATGGTAAATCTCTCCTAGTGATAGGACCCTATTCGTTGGATAGTTTGATAACTATGCCATTTTTTCTGTTAGCATGGGCTTCTTTTTTAAATCATAAAAAGTTGAAGCTTTGGCATTTGGGGTTATTGTTCATAGTTTCTTTTGTGTTCCTTTTGAACACTGCTAATCTTCCAGCAGTGTATATCTACACCGTTATGGTATTTGGGCTATTTTGGTGTAGTCGATTTAGTTGGAAAATAAAGCTTACGATTACGGGAACGATAGCAGGTTCGTTATTATTGTTTGGTTTTCTATTTTTGCAATTTGCGCATATGTATCAGAAAGAGCGTTTTCTGGCATTTATCAACCCAGAACAGTATGAAAATGGAGCTGGCTATATGATGTTGCTCCTCGAAGACCATATATCAAAGGCGGGTTGGTTTGGGAACGCGCTGAATAGTGTGACGATACCCGATGTCCACGCTGATTTTGTTTTTGCTGGCTTTACGTATTACTTTGGCTGGTTAGCTGCCTTTGCACTATTCACCATTCTTGCCCTTTTTATAGTGAGAATTATGATGATTGCGCGTATCATCCATGATCCATTTGGCAAGCTGTTGTTAGTGGGCGCTGTTGCGCTGTATACGGTCCAGTTGGTTAGCAATGTTGGTATGACGCTGGGATTGATCCCGATTACTTCGATTTCTTTACCGTTCATTAGTTATGGCTTAATGCCGATTTTATTGAATGCTTTTATAATGGGCGTCGTGTTAAGTGTGTATCGGCAGAAGGATTTGACGTCTGTTAGGTCTGTTGAATTTCAGCAATAG